Genomic segment of Iocasia fonsfrigidae:
CCCTGGATCTTAAAAGACCTTGAACTCCTGGTAGATTGGAATAAACTAGGGTTTGAAGTGATTACAAAAATAAGTAATAGTAAGGAGGCTGTTCAGGTAATAAAAAAACAGCTGCCGGACTTGATTGTTTGTGATATAAAAATGCCGGGATTAAATGGGATTGAATTGATGAAGCTGGTTAAAAGGGATTTCCCCGGTATTTATGTTGTTTTTGTAAGTGCCTACAGTGAATTTACTTATGCTAAAGAAGCAATCGAATTAGGGGCCTTTGATTATATCTTAAAACCGACAAAGGATAAGGAGTTAAGAACTGTCCTCAAGAGGGTATCTTCACACCTGGGTAAAGATAATGAGGAAAAGAAGAAATTAGAGAAATATAGGAAGACAGAGTTATTTCTAGAGCTGTTAGAAAACAATCTGGAAGAGCAGATAATTATAAAGAAATTAAATAATATAGGGTATAATATAGCTTATGATAGGTTTTGTGTTGTAATAGTAAATTGTCTTGCTAATAATTTAACTAATGAATACTGGCAGAGTCAGTTAAAGGATTGTTTTTCTTCATATAAATTATTATTTATTCAATTTGGTGAGAAGAAATGGTTGATATTATGTAATTTTAGCTCAGCTGTTTTAATAGATAGTAGGTGTTTTAATGAAGTTGGTTTGGTTGCAGATAAATTTAAGCTGTCAGTAGGTGTTAGTGACAGTTTTGATAATCTAGTTGATTTAAAACATTACTATAAAGAGGCAGAACTGATTGCGTATAATTATTTTATTTATAAAAAGGGCGGTATATATAAATATTCATTATATAATAATAATTATATAGAGCTGTCAACAAAAATTAAGGGCCTGACTTCTTGTAGCGATTTAAAAAGATTTGTTGGTAAATTACCTGAATTATTACCTGAGGAAAGGATTAATCTGGAGGAAATCGCTTATTTATATAACTGTTTGCAGGAAAAAGCCAATGCCCTGTGTAATCTTAGGTTTGAAATAGAACTGTTGGCTCCATTAGATATAATATATTCGTTTAATAATCTACAGGAACTATTCGAACAGTTATTAAGTTCTTTAAATGAATATAAGGGTAGTGATAAATCCAGGGTATCACATGATATTGTCGAAAAGATTATCAAAGAAATAAAGCAAAAATATAATCAAAACATAAGTTTACAGGATTTAGCTGTAAAACATCATCTTAATTATAATTATTTAAGCCAATTATTTAAAAAAGAAACAGGACAAACATTCACCAATTATTTAATTGAACTCCGTATAAAAAAGGCAATTAAATTGTTTTCAAAAGACCTATTATTTTACCAGATAGCCAGAAAAGTGGGTTATGATGATTATTATCATTTTTGTAAAATATTCAAAAAACATAAGGGTCTAAGTCCAAGTGAATTTAAAAAGAAATATATCTAAAATACACTATAAAACCACTCTTAACTTAAAGAGTGGTTTTATAGTACCCTAATAGCTTCTAATATAAACACAAATATTACTAAGAAAAGTACATTTTAACTATCTAAGTAATTATATATAATTTATGTAAAATAGTAAGTAAAAATTTTCGTGGGCACTGGAGACTATATTCAAATGGTAATATTGTAATTAAAAAAGGAGAGATAGGTTTTTGTTTGACAAATAATTACATAGTGAAAAAAAGCGACAAAATAATTACCTGTATTTAAGACTGTATTATAGTTAATATGTCCCAAAGATAGAGCAAAGAGGAGATTTAAAATAGCAACTTTTTTGCATTATGTAATTAAGAATATGTTTGACAGTAAACATAATAATTACAACTGAAAGGGGTGATTTTTAGAAAGATAAGAAGAGGAGGGTTAAGGCAAAACCTTAAAGGGGGGGGATAATAGTATTGTAGAGGGAATGGTAATTAAGTAAAACCAAATAGTCAGATTTTTATGCTAATTAAAACAAACAAGCCTAATTTTAAAATCTGAGAAGTATTATTAGTATTTTAGACTCAATTAACTAAGTTCTAAAAGGGAGGAAATATCTAAATGAAAAAGATCTTTGTTTTGTTAATTAGTACATTACTGGTTTTTTCCATAACACTAGTCTCGATGGGGGCACCTACTATTAAAGGGGATTTTAGGTATGATATGTATGATGATGAAAGTCAAGATGAAAGTAAAGGTAAAGATCAGTCCTATGCGACAGCTGATTTAAGGATTAGTGTTCAAGATAAGCTTAGTGATTCACTTACTGCCTTTGCCAAATTCAGGGCGCGGCATCAAAAAAATGATGATGATACAGATTTTGATATAAACGAATATTATGTAAACTATAAAGAATCCTGGGGTTCTGTAAAAGCCGGTTACTATGAATATAAATTTACCCCAAGCCGTGTTTTATTGAAATCTGGGTATTACCATGTCTGGCCGAAGGTTGACGTAATGGCTGCCACTACCTTTAATACACCGGTAAATGGTCTGGCCTTTGATCTAATGTTCCAACCCTATGCCCAAGAAGAGATGGATGATGGTGCTTATGGGTTATCTACTAGTTATAATGCTGATAAATGGGGAATTAAACTGACCTATGCTGATTTGAAAAAAGCAGATGAAGCAGTTGCTGAGTATAATAAGATATATAATAAGGGTAGTGCTGATGATGCCGATGTTTTTGCCTTTGATATTTATTATACACCGATTAAAGGGATGAAGTTCTTTGTTGATGCAGTTGATTATAGTAGTAATGATGAATCAAATGCTGCTATCGCTGATTCTGTTTTTGATGATAATGGTATTGATGGTTTAGATCCAGTTCTTGGGTTTCAATGGAAGGCGATTGGTGGTTCTAAATTAGATTTTAGTCTAGAGCGTGCCCTTAACCCGCGTTTTGAAGACACTGACAAAGAGTATGATGGGTCTGCTATTGGGGCTAAGTATCATCTTAGTAAACAAACTAGCATAGAGTTTGAACACTATGTTATTGGTGATGACCAAACCAAGAATATGCTCCGTCTGCGGTATAAGTTTTAAGGATTAAGTTAGCAGTTAAGTGGGCGGAATTCCCTTCCGCTGCTTAACTGTTAATTGAGGATATTGGTACTAAAAACTCTTTTTATTTGATTTTGTATTGTTTTACTTTCTAATATAAGCACAAAGATTAATAAGGAAAGTACATTTTAATATAACAAACCATAAAATATAATAATCTTATGAACATTATGTTAATTGTTTTTGATAATTTATAAAACAAAGAATATTATTGTAGTAACGTAGTAATTATATTTTTCACTAGATAATTACTTAATGAAAAATACATTTCTTTTTTTAAATATCTTAAGTATTAGAAATTTGAAAAGAGGTGATATTATATTAACTAAAAAGCTATATTTATTTTAGAAAGAAAAAAATACTAAGGGGGAGAAAAATGACAAAAAAGATTTTAGTTAGTTGTTTGGTGTTATTATTAGTTCTTTCATGTACCATTGGTGTTGCTGCTGAGAAGGTTACTTTAAGATTTTCATGGTGGGGTTCACAGGATAGACATGATCGGACAATGAAAGTTATAGAGTTGTTTGAAGAAAAATATCCTGATATAGATATTCAACCTGAATTTACTGGTTGGAGTG
This window contains:
- a CDS encoding response regulator transcription factor — protein: MYKALLIDDEPWILKDLELLVDWNKLGFEVITKISNSKEAVQVIKKQLPDLIVCDIKMPGLNGIELMKLVKRDFPGIYVVFVSAYSEFTYAKEAIELGAFDYILKPTKDKELRTVLKRVSSHLGKDNEEKKKLEKYRKTELFLELLENNLEEQIIIKKLNNIGYNIAYDRFCVVIVNCLANNLTNEYWQSQLKDCFSSYKLLFIQFGEKKWLILCNFSSAVLIDSRCFNEVGLVADKFKLSVGVSDSFDNLVDLKHYYKEAELIAYNYFIYKKGGIYKYSLYNNNYIELSTKIKGLTSCSDLKRFVGKLPELLPEERINLEEIAYLYNCLQEKANALCNLRFEIELLAPLDIIYSFNNLQELFEQLLSSLNEYKGSDKSRVSHDIVEKIIKEIKQKYNQNISLQDLAVKHHLNYNYLSQLFKKETGQTFTNYLIELRIKKAIKLFSKDLLFYQIARKVGYDDYYHFCKIFKKHKGLSPSEFKKKYI
- a CDS encoding porin gives rise to the protein MKKIFVLLISTLLVFSITLVSMGAPTIKGDFRYDMYDDESQDESKGKDQSYATADLRISVQDKLSDSLTAFAKFRARHQKNDDDTDFDINEYYVNYKESWGSVKAGYYEYKFTPSRVLLKSGYYHVWPKVDVMAATTFNTPVNGLAFDLMFQPYAQEEMDDGAYGLSTSYNADKWGIKLTYADLKKADEAVAEYNKIYNKGSADDADVFAFDIYYTPIKGMKFFVDAVDYSSNDESNAAIADSVFDDNGIDGLDPVLGFQWKAIGGSKLDFSLERALNPRFEDTDKEYDGSAIGAKYHLSKQTSIEFEHYVIGDDQTKNMLRLRYKF